The genomic window ACTGACATATCTTTTCTAGTAGGTTGGGTGAAACAACGTGGAACCCAACTCTAGCCTATATTCTGTTGGGTTACGCTAGCGCTCACCCAACCTACGAGAGAATCAGGGTTGTGTGAGTTTTGTCAGTCAATCAGGCCATTCAGAGGGAGTTCACTATCGTCTTGCTGAGGGAATCGCGTATGGGGCGGTTGCTCGGAATTTGCGCCAGGTTGCATAAACAACTCTGTTTCGTAACGTTTGAGGCATTTTTTAAAGTGCTGTAAGCCATTCAGAACATGAACATTCTCAAGCAGCACTCCTAACCTTACTTAAGACCGTTCTTAGTGAGATCACAGCCTATGCGACTCACTATAGCGAGTTCTCGTAGATTAACGATTCAATTGACGATTCATTGGTTGGCGATCGCAATTCCTAGACTAATCGCCGCAATACCAGCCAGGACAATCCAGGCTAAATGTTGGCTCAGCCAAGCCCGAATTAGGCGTACCTGACTGGGACGATACGGCGTCTGCACCGCCATGGACTGAGGATTCGTATACAACGTACACTCCGTCGCATAGGGACGCTGTGGAAACGTGCAGGTTTCATCGTGATCGTAGAGACAGGTTTGGCACAGGTACTGCCCGTCAGTTGAACGATAGAGCGGAATACCCGGATGCCCGTGTGCTTTCAGGACAAGCTGACACTGGGGACAGGCGATCGCCTGCCCCTCAACAGGATGATGACATCGAGGACACTCTAGCATTTGCTTAACGTCTGGCAATAGGCAAGGACACTAAGCCTATCCTAGCCCACGTTGCTTGAGTTCCTCAGGACTTACGCACTACGTGCGGCGTCCTGAGTCTTTTAGGCGATTTTGCGCGGGTGTAACCCGCGCAAAATCGCTCAATTGCGTAAGTCCTGTTTCTTAGTAGCGCACTAGCACGCCCTGGCTTTTTTGGATCGGCAACACATCTAGGCTGTCGAGATTAGCGCAAAATTCCAGATCCTTGTCTCCGTCTAGACGCAAGAGCCGTTTGCCGTGGCTGGCATGACGCAGTAGGTCTAACAAACTCGTCTGCCACTGAGTGTAAAGGGCGATCGCCCCAATCACTTCATCGTTGCCGATCCAGTCGTCGTCGTCCTTGAAGTGCTGACTCAGGGCATGGGCGATCGCTCCTGCGCAAACGGTGTCCTCCAGGGAAAAACTGCCTTCCCAACCAGACCCCACCATCCACACCTCAGCGGGTTGCGTATCCAGCAAATACCGCACGACGGTCGCCCGATTAATCAAAGCTCCGGCCAACACCGTTGCCGCATTTTGAATCCGTTCCAAGCAGCGAGTGCCGTTAGTCGTACTCATAAACAAGCGGCGATCGCCCATGAGGCTGGGGCTACAGTCCAACGGCGAATTGCCCAAATCACAGCCTTCCACCTTTGAGCCACCTCGTTCGCCAGCCCGCAACCGCTTCTCAGGCGGCCATTGTTCGCTTATCTGCATCAACTCATCAATGCTGCTGAACACTTGAACAGCCTCAGCCCCAGCCCCTAGTGCTGTTGCCATGGTGGTAGTGGCTCGGAGGACATCAATCGCGATCGCACAGTCAGGGATAGAATCACTAGGGACGAGTTCGGGGGTGTGATAAACAAACAGTTTCACGAGTTCAAGGCGTCACGCTGAATTAACAATGAATCATTTTAGGTGGAATCCTGAACACCCGCGCGAAATTATGATCGAGTTCCTTTGGCTATGCCCGGAATTTGATCAGAAATCAGGTCATTCATTTCGCTCCACCAGGGTATTGATGTCCACGTTACAGCAGGTTTGGGTACCTGTGTCCAACTGATATTCCAATGCTTAGCGTCGATACTTATCTATCCACCCTCCCGGCAATACGTGAACCAAGCCCAATCTCCCACATCCCGAAAGACTCTCCTACAATAAATGTGTAGAAACGTAAACTTTATGATTTATGGCTCAGCTCACCCTCCAAGAAATCGAGACACAGCTTGAGAGTGCCAATTCGCGCGATCGCATGATTGCGCTGGCCAATCTGCGCGATGTGTCACCGGATCAGGCCGTCCCGCTGATTAAGAAAGTTCTGGATGATGACAACTTACAGGTTCGTTCGATGGCTGTATTCGCCCTGGGACTGAAGCCAACAGAGGAATGCTTTCCGATCTTGGTGAAACTCCTAGAAACAGACCCAGACTACGGCATTCGCGCTGATGCGGCGGGAGCCTTGGGCTATCTCGAAGATCCCCGTGCTTTTGAACCCCTTGCACGGACGTTCTACGAAGATACGGACTGGCTGGTGCGGTTTAGCTCAGCAGTATCGTTAGGCAATTTGAAAGATCCACGGGCCCGCGACATTTTGCTGAAGGCGCTAGACAGCGATGAGGTCGTGTTGCAACAAGCGGCGATCGCGGCTTTGGGAGAAATCGGCGCAACGGATGCTGTCGAACATCTGCTGAAATTTGCCCAAGCTCCCGACTGGCTCATTCGTCAGCGGTTGGCCGAGGCTCTGGGGCACTTACCCGCACCGAAAACCGTTTCGGCACTGGAATATTTAGAAAAAGACAGCCATCCCAACGTTGCCTCGGCGGCGACCTATGCCCTCACTCGCCTACGTGAAGAACATCCGGACGCTATGCATTGACGTTAATCTAAACCCAAGCAGTGGTTAACACTAAGCACCGTGTGCTTTGGCTACTACGCGTTTTAACCTGCCACCGGAGGGGCGATCGCCAACAGTATGAAGTCACCATAGATGGGCGCAGAAAGAATCAGCGATAATGGGAGACCCTATACTCTGAGCTAAGCCCTACTTCAAATCCAAACGCTTTGTAGCAAAGAAATCCTCTGCACAAAGATTTTCGATTTTGCAGCCGCAGGATCGATAGGATAGTGAGTAGCGCTAAGACTGCTGAGTAGCCATCCGTTGGTGTATGACGCAATGCGCATAGGGGTGTAGTTTAGACAGGTGCTGCTTGGGGGCCTCCAGTCATGACCGACGTAGCAAAGCCAACTGATACTGAGGAGATCGCAAAATTACTCGTCCATTACGGATTTGATCTGGATGGCTATCGTCCTGAGCAGCTTATTCAGCGCTGGTCGGCACAATATCCAATGGCTTGGCTACGATTGGCTGTTGTTGAGGCGTTGTACCAAGGACGCTACAAGGTGATTTCTGTAGAACAGATTCTGATGATTTGGCAACGTCGCCAGAAGCCAATTCCTCATTTCAATGGCGAGTTTGATCGAATTGTCAGCAGTCGCTTACCCAAAACTCTACGGGAATCATCGACCGAAGCCGCCGCCTATCCCATTTTTTCACCTCCTAATCCAACGTCTTTACTGGCGAGAAAATCTGCCCAGGCTCTACACCGCCAAACCTCGGATTCTGCGGCATCTGAATTCAATCGGGATTGGTCGCGATCGCCCAAATCTTCATCTCCTCATCACGACTCGTCAACCGAGATCATGGCATCTCCGTTGCATTCTAAAGGGCTATCTGCGGATGTCGCCGATGAATCTCTCCTCTCGCAGGCGATCGCCCCCGATTCCCAGGAATCTTGGGCATCCTCCTCAGACGGACATACTCAGCACGACCGCTCTTCCCAGCCCTCGATCCAAGAAACGGCATCCTCCCTCCCCGAAACAGCCTCGCCAAAACCGGCTTCCGCTCATTCATGTCCGTCTGAACCGGCCCAGTGGTCTGTGCAGTACCCGCTGCGCACCCCATCTATTTCGCAGTTCATTCCTACGGAGCGAGCCTCAGGATTCTACAGTCGCCTAAAGTCCGTCGTCCAACGGCATGAATTTGCAACGCCTCCTCCCACGGATAACGGCAATCCTGTAGCCGACGAAGACGCCGATCACGCCTATGATTCCCATGACACCCATGCTTGTCAGTCCGAACCTGCGCCGGTTCAAGCGGATATCAGTCAGCATCTCGAACTCAGCCAAGACTAGTCAATTCAGGAAAGCAGTTTCTGCCATTCTGGAAACCTCCACGACTGTTAAGTCTATGAAGGATTGGCTAAGAATCCTTACAATCCTCTCCGATCGAGCTTCAAATCCGAAACCATGATTCATGGGAGAATGGCGGGAGGCGATCGCTCATCCTCTGTTTTGCATCTCTTGTAATAGAATCTCGCCACCGACTATGCATTGCGACAGGTAAATTCATGACTGCCATACTTTCTAACTCGTCTTCAAGCGTCGATAGTACGCATCGGATTGCAGCAAAACCCATCAATATGCCCCCTCGGCTATTGCTGGGGCCTGGCCCCTCTAACCCTCATCCGCTAGTTCTACAAGCGATGGGTTTGCCTCCCGTCGGGCATCTTGATCCGCGTTTCCTGGAGTTGATGAGTCAAACGCAGTCGCTCCTACGCTACGCATGGCAAACCAGCAACACCATGACGATTCCGGTCAGTGGCACTGGAAGTGCGGCGATGGAAGCCACGTTAGCCAATACTGTTGAACCGGGAGATGTTGTCCTGGTGGGCGTAAACGGTTATTTTGGGCATCGGCTTGTGGATATGGCAGGCCGCTACGGAGCCGATGTTCGCACCATGAGCAAGTCCTGGGGTCACGTCTTTTCCCTAGATGAGATTCGGGCGGGACTGGAAACCCATCGTCCGGCAATTTTGGCGCTAGTTCATGCTGAAACCTCGACCGGAGCCTGCCAACCCTTGGAGGGGATTGGGGCGCTATGCCGTGAGTACAACTGCTTGCTCCTGGTGGATAGCGTGACCAGTTTGGGCGGCGTTCCTTTGTTTATTGATGATTGGGGAATTGATCTCTCCTACAGTTGCAGCCAAAAAGGATTGGGCTGTCCACCTGGAGCGTCTCCCTTGACCATGAGCGATCGCGCCGTTGCAAAACTCCAGCAACGACGCACAAAAGTAGCGAACTGGTATCTTGATATGACCCTCCTCGGTCAGTATTGGGGAAATGAGCGAGTCTATCACCACACTGCCCCCATCAACATGAACTATGGTATCTATGAGGCGTTGCGCCTGCTGGCAGAAGAAGGATTGCAAGAGAGTTGGGATCGCCATCGTACGAATGCCGAGTTGCTCTGGGATGGTTTGGCCGATCTAGGACTTCAGTGCCATGTAGACATTGAACACCGTCTACTCACCCTCACAACGGTTAGGATTCCCGACGGTTTAGATGGAAAGGCGATCGCCCGTCAGCTTCTGGATCGGTACAACGTTGAAGTGGGGAATGGCCTGGGTGAATTGGCAGGCCAGGTATGGCGCATTGGTTTGATGGGGTACAACAGCCGTCCTGAAAATGTATTGACTCTACTGGCAACCCTAGAGCGAGTCCTCGCTGAAGCAGGGTTTCGTAAGGCTAGTTAGTGGTTTTTCGAGAGATTCGCGATCGCTGAAACAAGGGGGTTTGAGGTTGTTTAACCTGAGGCCACCTTTCGTTTATTTACCGTCATATCAACTTCAAGCTTGCCATAAGATGACACTTAAACCCACCGTCTGACGCAGCCTCCCCTTGCTCTAGACGCGAAGCGGCTTCCCGCAGGGTAGGGAGACTTGGGAGGGATCTCTGAAATAGCGCTACTTTGCGAATCAGATTCCGTATCAATTTCAGTCCTGAAGCCCAACCTAAATTGAGCTGAAATCGTAAGAATTAGTCTATTTTCTAATCTTTTCAGCCTGTGATTATTTTCCTTTATTTAATTTTAAAAAAAGAAAAAAGCTCCAGAGCATCTGTGTCTCTAGAGCGGAGATCTCATTCCAATAAGCAACTTAACATGCTTCTCCCCGTACACTGCCACCTGTAACTTACGGTTATGTAAAAGAAACCTAAAGATCTGAAACTTAAGTATTCCTGGCGATGGTTTACATTGGCTCCCGAACGACTAACGTGTTTCTGCAAGTCAAGACAGGCCGTTCAAGATCGGCGTTGCAAAAAAGGTGAACCGATTTGAACGGTTCACCTCATCATTCGCCCCAAATGAGTCAAAAATAGATGCGGCTTACTGCACCACTTCTGATGATTTCTTCACGGTCGGTTGGGGTTGCGGTTGAAACTGGAAGAGGGAGTAAACTACGTTTCGTCGAATCGAAATCATCATCTCTAGGAAAATTTCGTAACCCTCACTCTTGTATTCAATTAACGGATCTTTCTGCCCATAGCCCCGCAATCCTACGGACTCACGCAGGGCATCCATTTGCTGAAGATGCTCGCGCCACAGAGTATCGATTTGCTGCAGGATGAAGAATCGCTCGGCCTGTCGCATTAATCCGGGCTGAATCTGATCCACCTGAGCTTCTTTCATGTCGTAGGCGATCCGAGTCTGCTCATGGAGAAACGTCTTCATCTCGCCCACGGAAAGATCTTCAAGCTGTTCTGGCTCTAGATCAGAGAGAAGATAAATAAATTCTTTGACCTTCGAGACCATATTGGCCAGATCCCAGTCTTCGGGCGGCAGTTCAGGATTGATATAAGCGTCCACGATTTCATCCATCGTGCGCTCGGCGTATTTCACCACCAGTTCTTTGAGGTCTTGTCCTTCGAGTACCCGGCGACGCTCGGCATAGATGGCACGACGCTGGTTATTCATCACCTCGTCATACTCAAAGACCTGTTTCCGGATGTCGTAGTAGTAGGTCTCAACCTTTTTCTGGGCACCTTCCAGCGCTCGCGTCAGCATTCCCGACTCGATGGGCATATCTTCTTCAACCCGGAAGGCGTTCATCAATCCAGCCACGCGATCGCCCCCAAAGATCCGCAGCAAGTTATCCTGCAAGCTGAGGAAGAAGCGAGTAGAGCCAGGGTCACCTTGACGACCTGCCCGACCACGCAACTGGTTATCAATCCGGCGCGATTCGTGACGCTCAGTACCGATGACGTGCAGTCCGCCCTTGGAAACCACCTCTTCATGCTCGGCACGGGTGAACGCCTCATACTCGGCCTTTACTTGGTTATAGGCTTCCCGGAGTTTCAGGACTAAGGGATCATCCGTGGGTGCTTTTTCAGAGGCGATCGCCACAATGTCTTCCGCCTGCAATTCAGGCAGCGATCGCTCCCCAAAGGTTTTCACCGCAAAGTCTACAGCCTGCTTCAGCAGGGTTTCCGCGTCTTTAGAGAGTTCCGTCGGGAAGATTTGGGGCGAGGCTTTCCAGGTTTTTACCTTTTTGCCAGAGGGCGCAAACCCTTGGGCGTTGGATTTGCTACCCGGCACAACAGAACTGACCGCAAACTCATCGTCTTCGGGCTGCACAATGCGGGGCATGAAATATTCCCGCACCTTCAGACGCGCCATATAATCGGCATTACCCCCCAGGATGATGTCGGTTCCCCGTCCGGCCATGTTGGTGGCAATGGTAACGGTTCCCTTCCGACCGGCCTGGGCGATAATTTCCGACTCCCGCTCCACGTTTTCTGGCTTCGCGTTGAGGAGGCTATGGGGAATCCCTTCTTGACTCAAGAGCTGAGACAGAACTTCTGATTTTTCAACGCTGGTAGTTCCCACCAAGACCGGGCGACCCATTTCGTGCATTTCAGCACACTCTTTAGCGATCGCAACCCACTTGGCCTCTTCCGTCTTATACACCACGTCTGACAAATCTCGACGCTTAGATACTCGGTTCGTGGGAACGATGGTGACTTCCAGGTTATAGATTTTCTCGAATTCAGCTTCTTCCGTCTTCGCTGTTCCGGTCATTCCCGCCAGTTTGGGATAGAGCAAGAAGAAGTTCTGGTAGGTAATCGTGGCGAGGGTTTGAGTTTCTGGCTGAATCTCCACCCGTTCTTTGGCCTCGATAGCCTGGTGCAAACCATCACTCCAGCGCCGACCTGGCATCACCCGCCCCGTAAACTCATCTACGATCACAATTTCGTCGTTGCGGACGATGTAGTTCACGTCTTTGATGAACAGTTCGTTGGCCTTGATCGCGTTGAAAACATAGTGCGCCCAGGGATTTTCCGGATCGTAGAGATCGGTCACACCCAGGATTTCCTCTGCTTTGATAAAACCTTCATCGGAAAGCAGAACGTTCCGCGCCTTTTCATCGACTTCGTAGTAGCGATCGACTTGCTCTTGGGCTTCATCCGCTTCACGGAACAGGCGAGCCGCTTCTTCCTTATGGCCTTCTTCTTGGAGGCGAGTGGCTTCTGCTTTTTTGGCTTCGTACTCTCGAACCGCAGCACGCTTGAAGCGGGCGAGATGGTTCGCGACTTCCGCTGCCTTGAGATACTTCTCGCTAGGACGTTCGACCTGACCAGAGATGATTAGCGGCGTGCGGGCTTCGTCGATCAGCACCGAGTCCACTTCGTCAATGATGCAATAGTTAAAGGGACGCTGCACCACATCGGCCATGGAGGTTGCCATGTTGTCGCGTAGGTAGTCGAAGCCGAGTTCGCTGTTGGTGCCGTAGGTCACATCACAAGCGTAGTTCTTCTTCCGCTCTGCTGGGGTCATACCCTGCTGAATTAGACCCACTGAAAGTCCTAGAAAACGGTGAACTTGCCCCATCCATTCTGCGTCACGGCGAGCTAGATAATCGTTAACCGTGATCACATGAACACCCTTTCCTTCCAATGCGTTGAGGTAGGCAGGCAGGGTAGACACCAGGGTTTTGCCTTCCCCGGTTTTCATTTCAGCGATCTGGCCGTCGTGGAGTACCATGCCCCCGATGAGCTGCACATCGAAGTGCCGCATTCCCAAGACTCGCTTGGCGGCTTCGCGCACCACGGCAAAGGCTTCGGGGAGCAGATCGTCTAAGGTTTCGCCCTTTTCAATGCGTTGCCGAAACTCTGCTGTTTTCCCTTTAAGCTCTTCGTCCGACAGGGCTTGAATCTCTTCTTCGAGAAGGTTGATCTCAACCACATCAGGTTGATACCGTTTGAGCTTTCGTGCGTTTGGGTCGCCCAGCAGTTTCTTTAACATGGCAACAATAAAATGTCCAAGCAGTTATGAAAATAATTAATCTGTCGCTTCTTCCCCGCAAGGAATAGGCGATCGCAAATAGCACTGACAGAGTCAGCGCTTTACTTATGGTAGCGTCAGGCGCAGAATCCTGAACAGATTCATCCTATCACTCCCACTCTGGGGTCAAACTTCGGAAATCGTAGCGTTCGGCTCCGGGATGACAACTGACGCATCCCGTTAGTTGTAAAGGTTGGGGTAAATCAACTTGAGGATGTAATGCTTTGAAATAGCGGGATTCAGCAAGGCGATAGGGCACTGCTTCTCCTTCATTCAGCCCCCGTGAATAGTCTCGAAGATAGTTCCAAATCAAGGTCGGGGTCGGATCTAAGAGGGGGGGAATCACGACTCCATAGTGTTCGGTTGAA from Synechococcales cyanobacterium T60_A2020_003 includes these protein-coding regions:
- the secA gene encoding preprotein translocase subunit SecA; translation: MLKKLLGDPNARKLKRYQPDVVEINLLEEEIQALSDEELKGKTAEFRQRIEKGETLDDLLPEAFAVVREAAKRVLGMRHFDVQLIGGMVLHDGQIAEMKTGEGKTLVSTLPAYLNALEGKGVHVITVNDYLARRDAEWMGQVHRFLGLSVGLIQQGMTPAERKKNYACDVTYGTNSELGFDYLRDNMATSMADVVQRPFNYCIIDEVDSVLIDEARTPLIISGQVERPSEKYLKAAEVANHLARFKRAAVREYEAKKAEATRLQEEGHKEEAARLFREADEAQEQVDRYYEVDEKARNVLLSDEGFIKAEEILGVTDLYDPENPWAHYVFNAIKANELFIKDVNYIVRNDEIVIVDEFTGRVMPGRRWSDGLHQAIEAKERVEIQPETQTLATITYQNFFLLYPKLAGMTGTAKTEEAEFEKIYNLEVTIVPTNRVSKRRDLSDVVYKTEEAKWVAIAKECAEMHEMGRPVLVGTTSVEKSEVLSQLLSQEGIPHSLLNAKPENVERESEIIAQAGRKGTVTIATNMAGRGTDIILGGNADYMARLKVREYFMPRIVQPEDDEFAVSSVVPGSKSNAQGFAPSGKKVKTWKASPQIFPTELSKDAETLLKQAVDFAVKTFGERSLPELQAEDIVAIASEKAPTDDPLVLKLREAYNQVKAEYEAFTRAEHEEVVSKGGLHVIGTERHESRRIDNQLRGRAGRQGDPGSTRFFLSLQDNLLRIFGGDRVAGLMNAFRVEEDMPIESGMLTRALEGAQKKVETYYYDIRKQVFEYDEVMNNQRRAIYAERRRVLEGQDLKELVVKYAERTMDEIVDAYINPELPPEDWDLANMVSKVKEFIYLLSDLEPEQLEDLSVGEMKTFLHEQTRIAYDMKEAQVDQIQPGLMRQAERFFILQQIDTLWREHLQQMDALRESVGLRGYGQKDPLIEYKSEGYEIFLEMMISIRRNVVYSLFQFQPQPQPTVKKSSEVVQ
- a CDS encoding zinc ribbon domain-containing protein is translated as MLECPRCHHPVEGQAIACPQCQLVLKAHGHPGIPLYRSTDGQYLCQTCLYDHDETCTFPQRPYATECTLYTNPQSMAVQTPYRPSQVRLIRAWLSQHLAWIVLAGIAAISLGIAIANQ
- a CDS encoding alanine--glyoxylate aminotransferase family protein encodes the protein MTAILSNSSSSVDSTHRIAAKPINMPPRLLLGPGPSNPHPLVLQAMGLPPVGHLDPRFLELMSQTQSLLRYAWQTSNTMTIPVSGTGSAAMEATLANTVEPGDVVLVGVNGYFGHRLVDMAGRYGADVRTMSKSWGHVFSLDEIRAGLETHRPAILALVHAETSTGACQPLEGIGALCREYNCLLLVDSVTSLGGVPLFIDDWGIDLSYSCSQKGLGCPPGASPLTMSDRAVAKLQQRRTKVANWYLDMTLLGQYWGNERVYHHTAPINMNYGIYEALRLLAEEGLQESWDRHRTNAELLWDGLADLGLQCHVDIEHRLLTLTTVRIPDGLDGKAIARQLLDRYNVEVGNGLGELAGQVWRIGLMGYNSRPENVLTLLATLERVLAEAGFRKAS
- a CDS encoding HEAT repeat domain-containing protein, with translation MAQLTLQEIETQLESANSRDRMIALANLRDVSPDQAVPLIKKVLDDDNLQVRSMAVFALGLKPTEECFPILVKLLETDPDYGIRADAAGALGYLEDPRAFEPLARTFYEDTDWLVRFSSAVSLGNLKDPRARDILLKALDSDEVVLQQAAIAALGEIGATDAVEHLLKFAQAPDWLIRQRLAEALGHLPAPKTVSALEYLEKDSHPNVASAATYALTRLREEHPDAMH
- a CDS encoding 2-phosphosulfolactate phosphatase family protein, producing MKLFVYHTPELVPSDSIPDCAIAIDVLRATTTMATALGAGAEAVQVFSSIDELMQISEQWPPEKRLRAGERGGSKVEGCDLGNSPLDCSPSLMGDRRLFMSTTNGTRCLERIQNAATVLAGALINRATVVRYLLDTQPAEVWMVGSGWEGSFSLEDTVCAGAIAHALSQHFKDDDDWIGNDEVIGAIALYTQWQTSLLDLLRHASHGKRLLRLDGDKDLEFCANLDSLDVLPIQKSQGVLVRY